CCGGACGGCGGCGCCGTACGTCGTCGAGGGACGGAAGGTGGAGCTGCCCGGATCGGCCGGGCGGAAGGGCGCGGTCGTCGCCGCCTCCGGGCCCACCTCCCTCTTCGTACGGGACGGGGCCGAGGCGCTCGTGAAGTACCAGGGCCGGGCGGTCGCCGACCCGGCCGCGTTCGCCGCGCTCGCCCGGCTGCCCGTCGTCGCGGGCGACCTGCGGGACCTCGACGACCGGTCGATCGTCGTCAACGAGGAGTTCGAGAGGCGGACGGTCGGCGAGGAGGTGGAGGTGTGGCGGGCCGACGGCAGCGGTCCGGTACGGCTCCGGGTGGCGGCGGTCCTGGCCCGCGGCACCGGCGACAACGGGCCGTACGTCACCCGCGCCCAGGCGCCCGGCTCCGCGCTCGACCGGCTGGAGTCGGACCGGCCCCTGCCGGCGGCCGGCACCGCCGCGGCGGCGGCGCCCGTCAACGAGGCGGCGCGGACGGGGCTCCGCCTGATCCTCGTCCTGGTCCTCCTCTACACGGTGATCGCGCTGGCGAGCACCCTGCTCATGGCCACGTCGGTGCGCGGCGGCGAACTGGCCTCGCTGCGGCTGGCCGGCGCCACCCGGGCGCAGGCCCTGCGGGCGGTGACGGGCGAGGCGGTCCTCGCGGTCGCCGTCGGCGCGGCGCTCGGACTCGGCGTGACCGCCGCGGTCCTCGGCGCCCTCGGCGCGGGGCTCGCCGCGCTGTCCGCGCCGGTCGCGCCGGCGGTCCCCTGGGCGCAGACGGGGGCGGCGGCGGGGGTGTGCGTGCTGGTCGCCGTCGCCGCGTCGGCCCTCCCCGCGTGGCGCCTCACCCGCTGACCGGCCATCGTGGAACAGGGCGGTGGCCGGGGTCGGAGCCGGGCCACCGCCCCTCTCCCGCCGGGCCCGGCTGGGTGGACGGCGCCGCCGGCGGGCCCTCCGTGTGGGCAGGCGCTCCGCAGCCCAGTGCCCGCCCTGCACGTCCGGCTCAGCGCCGGGCGCGGCTCTTCGGGACGGCGCCCGTTCGCCGCGCCCCCGTGTGGGCAGGCGCTCCGCAGGGCGGAACGATTGCCCACAACGGAGCGGCGCGGCCGATTGCAGCGGGGCCAGGGGCTACGGGGCCAGGGTCAGTTTGCCCTGGGCGTGGCCGGATTCGCTGAGTTCCTGCGCCCGCGCCGCCTCCTTCAGAGGAAACGTCTCCGCGTGCCGCAGCCGCAGCGTGCCCGCGACGACGCCCTCCGCCTGGGCGCTCAGCCAGCCCCGTACCCGCTCCGCGTCCTGCTCGGGGAGGCTGTACACGATGCCGTGCTCCGCCGCGTCCACGGACGCGATCGTCACGATCCGCGCCTTGTCCGCCACCCCCTCCCCGCCGAGCAGCGCGATCGCGACCGGCAGCACTCCGTGCCCCGCCGCGTCGAAGACCGCGTCGACGCCCCGCGGCGCCGCGGCCCGCACCCGGTCGGCGAGCCCGTCGCCGTACTCGACCGGGATCGCGCCGAGCTCCCGCAGGTACGCGTGGTTGGACACGGACGCCGAGCCGACGACCGTGACGCCCGCGGCGACCGCGAGCTGGACGGCGATGGTGCCGACGATCCCCGCCGCGCCGTGCAGGAAGAGCGTCTCGCCCTCCCGCACGCCGAGCTGCTCCAGGACCCGCGCCGCGGTCTCGCCGGCGACCGGCAGGCCGACCGCCGCCTCCCAGGACAGACCGGCCGGCTTCGGCAGGAGGTTGCCGCCGGCGAGGGCGTACTGGGCGTACGCGCCGGTCGTCGACCAGCCGAACACCTCGTCGCCGACGGCGAGTCCGGTCACGCCCTCGCCGACCGCGTCGACCGTGCCGGCCACCTCGATCCCCGGCACGGCGGGGAACGTCGTCGGGAAGAACTCCTCCAGGAACCCCCGGCGCACCTTCCAGTCCATCGGGTTGACGCCCGCCGCCACCACCCGCAGCCGCACCTCGCCGGGCCCCGGCACCGGCACCGCGGCGTCCGTCGTGTGCCGCAGCACCTCGGGTCCGCCGAACTCCTCGAAGAGGATCGCCTCCATCGTCGCCCCTGCGGTCGTCACTCGCCTCGCCGTCGTCATGTCGCCCTCCGTGTCAGCGCGTTCGCTTCTCGACACGATCAAGCGTGCGCCGGACGGCGCCTCTTCCCGGCCCGCCCTCCGGCCAGTACCACCTGTCCGAAAGACCAGCCCTGGATGGCCACATGACGCCTACGCCGGCGGTCATGGACCCGCTCACGCTGACCGCCGTGCACGAGATCCTCAGCCGGCCGCTCGACGGCGTCCTCGGGCAGCTCTCCGCCGCGCTCGCGCCGGTCGTCCCGCACACCGGCGCCGCCGAACTCGCCACCCAGTGCGCGCATTAGCGTCGGCGCCTGCGAGACCGGGGCGGGGACCGTACGCGACCGGCTGGTCGTCCTCGGCGGGCGCCTGGAGATCGAGGCGGTGCCGCACTGGGGCACCACCATGACGGCCGTCCTGCCGCTGGCCGCGCCGGACGCCCCGGCCGGGCCCGCGCACCCGCTGGCGACGCCGGGCGAGCGGGAGACCGAGGTCCTGCGGCACCTGGCGCTCAGCCACCGCAACCGGCACATCGCCGAGCAGCTGCACATCAGCGAGTCGACGGTGAAGTTCCACGTGGCGAACATCCTCGGCAAGCTCGGCGTCGCCTCCCGCGGCGAGGCGGCGGCCCTCTTCCACGCGGCCGCGTGAACGCCCGCCCGGGCGTCCGGGATGTCGTGATCCGCCGCTGTCAGTGGCGGATGCCAGACTCGCACCCATGAGCGAGAGGTGGGCGCTGGCGCCGGAGCCGGAGGGGGAGGGCGCGGTCCTGGTCCCCCTCGGGCCGGACGGCACGCCCGCCGGGGAGGCGCGCCGCGAGCCGGACCTGGTGGCGGCCGTCCGGGCCCGGCCCGAGGTGGCGCGCTGGGTGTGGCGGTCGACGGCCGAGGTGTACCCGCGGCTGCTCGCCGCCGGCGTCCGGGTCGAGCGGTGCTACGACGTCGAGGACGCCGAGCAGCTGCTCCTGGGCCACGAGGGCCGGCTCGGCGAGCCCCGGTCGGCCGCCGCCGCCTGGGCCCGGCTGCGGAACGCCCCGGTGCCGCCCGACCCGCCGCAGCGCACCGCCGAGCCCGGCTCCCAGGACTCCCTCTTCGAGCCGAGACCCGTCGTCTCCGTCCCCTTCGAGGGCCTCCTCGCCGTCTACGCGGAGCAGCAGCGCCGCCACGACCGGGCCGAGCACCCGGGCCGGATGCGGCTGCTCACGGCCGCCGAGTCGGCCGGGATGCTGGTGGCCGCCGAGATGCACCGGGCCGGGCTGCCCTGGCGGGCCGACGTGCACCGGGAGCTGCTGCACGAGCTGCTGGGCGAGCGGTACGCGGGCGGCGGCGAGCCGCGCCGGCTGGCCGAGCTCGCGGACGAGGTGTCCGCCGCGTTCGGCCGCCGGGTCCGGCCCGATCTGCCCGCCGACGTGGTGAAGGCGTTCGCGCAGGCCGGCGTCCGGCTGCGGTCCACCCGCCGCTGGGAGCTGGAGGAGATCGACCACCCGGCGGTGCCGCCGCTCATCGCCTACAAGAAGCTGTACCGGATCTGGACCGCGCACGGCTGGTCCTGGCTGGCGGACTGGGTGCGGGACGGCCGGTTCCGGCCGGAGTACCTGCCGGGCGGCACGGTCAGCGGCCGCTGGACGACCAACGGCGGCGGGGCGCTCCAGATCCCCAAGGTGATCCGGCGGGCGGTCGTCGCCAACGAGGGCTGGCGGCTGGTGGTGGCGGACGCCGACCAGATGGAGCCGCGGGTGCTCGCCGCGATCTCCCGCGACCCGGGCCTGATGGAGGTCGCCGGGCACCCCGACGACCTCTACACCCGTCTGTCCGACCGGGCCTTCTCCGGCGACCGCGACCACGCCAAGATCGCCCTGCTGGGCGCGATCTACGGGCAGACCAGCGGCGACGGCCTGAAGAACCTGGCGGCCCTGCGGCGCCGCTTCCCGCGCGCGGTCGCCTATGTGGACGAGGCGGCGAAGGCGGGCGAGGAGGGCCGGCTCGTCCGCACCTGGCTCGGCCGGACCAGCCCGAGGGCGGTCGGCGCGGGCGACGACGGCGAGGCGGGCCTCCCCCAGGAGGGCCCCGAACAGCCCGTCGCGGAGGACGGGTTCACCCCCGGCTACGCCTCCGGGAACGCCCGGGCGCGCGGCAGGTTCACCCGTAACTTCGTCGTCCAGGGCAGCGCCGCCGACTGGGCGCTGCTGATGCTGGCGGCGCTGCGCCGGAGTCTGTCGGACGCCGGGATGCGGGCCGAGCTGGTCTTCTTCCAGCACGACGAGGTGATCGTGCACTGCCCGGCGGACGAGGCCGCGGCGGTGACGGAGGCGATCCGGGCGGCCGGTGACGAGGCGGGCCGGATCGCCTTCGGGGCGACACCGGTCCGCTTCCCGTTCACGACGGCGACGGTGGAGCGGTACGCGGACGCCAAGTAGCGTCCGCGCACCGCCCGTCGCTCTCCCGTCCCGCCCTACTTCGCGGGCAGCTCGGCCCACTTCGGGTCGAGCGCGATCGCCTTCAGCTGCTCCAGGGTGAGCGCGGGCTCGGCCCGGGTGGCCGCCTCGTGCTGGGCGCCGGTGTTGAAGGCGCCGACGACGACCCGGAAGCCGTCCTTCGTCAGGGTGTCGGCGGTCCACCAGACGACGCCCGCGCCGCCCTTCTCGCCGGGCTGCTGGATGAGCTTCACCCTGCGGCCGTCGGGCAGGGTGGTGACGTCGCCGGAGCCGAAGAGGTCCCCGGCGACGTCGTCCATGCCGTACTGGACGTTGATCTGGACGAGGCTCCTGCCCTTGCCGTCGTCGACGACCACGTAGCCGAACTCGCCCTCGCCGCCCTCGCCGACGACCTCGAGTCCCTTCGGCATCAGCGAACGCAGCGTGTCGGTCACGCCGTTGCCGACGACATGCGGCGGCGCCTGGCGGACCTTGCCGGGCCGGCCGAGCTTGCCGGGCTGGGCGGGTGCGGTGGGCAGCGGCGGGATCTGCTGGAGCAGCGGCCGCCACGCGTCGGCGGTGACGAGCGCCTTGAGCTGGGCGGGGGTGAAGGGCGGGTTCTCGCGGCTGATGGCGGCGCCCTTCTCGGCGGCCGCGTTGTACTCGCTCGCGTCGATCAGGAAGCCGTCCTCGGTGAGCAGCACCGCCCGCCAGTTCTTGGTCTCCTCGCGCTTGTCGGGGTACTCGTACCCCTGGAAGACCATCCACCGGGAGCCGTCGGGGAGCCGGCCGGTGTCGCAGTCGTCGTGGGGGACGTACACCGGGTCGGGGCAGGTCACCATGTCGACGCCCGCGTCCGGCTCGCGTCCGGCGCGGCTGAGGAAGACGCCGACGGCGGCCTCGCCGTCGCCGTCGTCGTAGACGCCGCTGATGCCCTGGCCGGTGCCGTCGAGGTCGTCGAACCGCCAGTCTCCGGCGGGAGTGTTGGCCTTGAGGACGTCGGCGATCCGCGAGAGGGGGATCTCCGCCATGCCCGGCTTCAGCGACTCGGAGGCCGGTTCGCCGCTCGACTCCGGGGTGGGCGCGGCGGTCGGCGATCCGCTGGTCGTGGGGGCCGCGGCCACGCCCGCCTTCTCGGCGGGTCCGCCGGGGGTGACGGCGGTGCCGGCGTACACGCCGCCGATGCCGACGGCGGCGAGCGCGAGGGCTCCGCCGGTGACGGCGAGGCGGCGGCGGAGCAGCCTGCGGCGGCCGCGGGCGAGTCCGCCGGTGACCAGCTCGGGCCGGCCGTCGAGGGCGAAGCTCTCGCCGGTGGTGCGCAGGGCCGAGCCGAGCTCGTCGGCGAACCCGGCGTCGGGGTCGTGGTGGTCGTGCTGGGGCATGACGAGATCACCGTCTCTGCTTCGGAGGTACGGGTGAGGGCTCGGGCGTCGGCGGACGGCCCGAGGAGGTGAAAGGGGACCGGCGGCCGTCAGCGGGTGGCGAACTCGGCGATGCTGCCGCCGAGGCGCTGCCGCAGTTTGCCGAGGGCGCGGGTGGAGCGGGTGCGGACGGCCGCGGAGCTGGTGTGCAGGGCGTCGGCGGTCTCCTCGACGCTGCGGTCCTCCCAGTAGCGGAGCACCACGACCGCCCGGTCCTTCGGGGGCAGTGCGGCAAGCGCGTCGAGGAGGGCGATCCGCAGCAGCGGGTCGGTGCCGTCGTCCGGGGTGTGGTCGGGCAGTTCGCCCAGCGGGCGCTCGGTCGCGGAGCGGCGGCGCTGGTGGCTGAGGAACGTGCGGACGAGGACGGTCTGCGCGTACGCGGCCGGGTTGCCGATCCGGGACGTCCGTCCCCAGAGGGCGTACATCTTCCCCAGCGTCTCCTGCGTGAGGTCCTCGGCGAGGTGAACGTCCCCGCTGGTCAGCAGGCAGGCCGAGCGGAACAGCTGGCCGGTGCGGGCCGAGGCGAACTCCAGGAACTCGTCCGCGCGGGACGTTCTCATGCCCCTCCTCTCCCTGGCGTCGGTCGCGAGGGGTCACGGGCGGTCGCCCTGTGCGATCGCCCCGCTCGCTGTCGTGCCGTACACCCCATCGACGCGACGGAGCCGGGGAAATGTTTCACCGGGCCTTTCGGAGAATCTGTCCGCGCCACGCATCCGAAGAAGCGGAATCGGGTAATCCTCTCGTATGAACACTCTCAGCGCAGAGGTCCTGGCCGCTGGGGTTTGGCAGTCAGGTCTGGCACAAGTGCTCGGCGGCCTGGTTCTCGTCGCCGTCCTGATCACGGCCTTCTGGTTCGGCTACCGGGTCCGCACCCGGGAGCCCCGTCCACCGCAGCCCGAGGAACAACCGCACCGCCCGGACACCGGTGCCCTGCCCGGCGAGATGTCGGAGTACCGCCGCCCGGCCGAGATGCCGCAGACCGACGGCGAACACCGGCTCATGCCGTACCAGCTCAAGGACGCCGGCACGGAGACCTCGCCCGATCCCCCGAGCGAGGAGAAGCGCAAGTGGGGCGGCATCTCCAGCGGCGGCTTCGGCAGCGGAGGCCCCGGACACGGCGACTGACGTGCACACCACCCCGCGCCCGGACGCGGCGACGCCCGTGCCCACCGCCCCGGGCACCCGGACCCGGCTGCGGGCGATGGCCCACGGCCTGCTCGGCTCCGCCCCGGAGGCGGACCGGGCGGTCCGGGCCACCGAACGCCTCCTCGCCTCGTACGGCCCCGGCCCCCGCGCCCGCCGCGGCCCCGGCCCGGTCCCCGACCCGGGACCGCCGCCCGAGGCCGTCCTGGCCCGCGTCTGCCTGGGCCGGCTCCGGGCCCGCGAGGCCCGCCGCACCGATCCGTGGGACCCCTGGTCGGACTCGCCGGACGCGCCCGGACCGACCCCCGCGGAGCGGCTCGTCCTCGTCCTCCACGACCTCTTCGGCGTCCCGTACGAGGATCTCGCCCTCGCCCTGGAGCGCGCCCCGGCCGCGGTCCGCCAGATCGGCGCCCGCGCGAGGGCCCGGGCGCGGGGCGCCGAGGAGATGCCCGCGCCCGATCCGGTACGCCTCCGGGCGGCCGTCGACGCGGTCCTCGCCGCCGCCCGGGAGGGCGACACGGCGGCCCTGCGCGCCCTGCTCGACCCGGACGCGGTGCTGCGGGCCGACACCGGGGCGGTACGCGGCGGAGTCCGGCCCGCCCACGGCGCCCCGGCGGTCGCCCGCGTCCTCGCGGCCCGGGCGGCGGTGGCCCGCCCGGTCCTGGTCGACGGCGCTCCCGGCCTGATCGCCGCGCCGGACGCGGTCTACCGCTTCACGGCCCCGGCCGGCCCGATCACCTCGATCGACGTCCTGGCGGACCCGCCCCACCTCTCCCGCCTGACGATCTCGTCCTAGGCCGACTCCGCTCCGTCCGCCCGCCGGCCGGCCCGCCCGGCGATGTGGCCGGGCACGGCGGCGGCGAGGTCGGCCGGCAGCGCGGGGTCCGGCACGGGCGTGCCGAAGGTGGTGACCACCGGCAGCACCCCGGCCCACAGCCCCAGCTCCGCGTCCTCGGAGTCCCCGTCGTCCGGCGGTCCGGTCCGCGTCTTCACCGACGCCTCGGTGAGGTCGAGCGCGAGCAGCGAGGTGGCCGCCAGCTCCTTCCGGCTGGGCCGGCGCACGTACTCCCACTGCCCCGGGCTGCTCTGCTCGGTCAGCGCCCGCAACCCCCGCAGCTTCTCCTCGGGGTCGGTCACCGCCTCGGGCACGCCGTAGACCATGGCGCACCGGTAGTTCACCCCGTGCTCGAACACGGACCGCGCGAGGACCAGCCCGTCCACGTGCGTGACCGTCACGCAGACGGTGGACCCCGGCGCCTGGACGAGGCTCCGGCTGGCCACCGAGCCGTGGACGTACAGCCGGTCGCCGTCGACGCCGTACGCGGTGGGCACCACCATCGGCACGCCGTCGACGGTCACCCCGAGATGGCACAGCCACCCGGCCGCCAGCACGGCGTCCAGGTCCTCCCGCCGGTGCGACCCCTTCTCCCGCATCCGCCGCAACCGCGTCCGCTCGGTCACGCCGAGCTCACTCCCGCCCACGCTGCCCCCTGCTCGTCAGGTCCGGCCCCTGAGCGGCCCGGACATGGATCGCGGCGATTGAACCATCCTCCGGACCCCCGGCGGCGGGCCCGTCCGCGGCCCGGGCGGCGGAGGGCGCGGCCTTGCGGAACGTGCCGTGCGCCGTCATGATCCCGGCGATGACCAGCACCGCGCCGACCGGCTGGTTCCAGGACAGCCGCTCGCCCAGCAGGAGAA
The Streptomyces roseofulvus genome window above contains:
- a CDS encoding bifunctional 3'-5' exonuclease/DNA polymerase encodes the protein MSERWALAPEPEGEGAVLVPLGPDGTPAGEARREPDLVAAVRARPEVARWVWRSTAEVYPRLLAAGVRVERCYDVEDAEQLLLGHEGRLGEPRSAAAAWARLRNAPVPPDPPQRTAEPGSQDSLFEPRPVVSVPFEGLLAVYAEQQRRHDRAEHPGRMRLLTAAESAGMLVAAEMHRAGLPWRADVHRELLHELLGERYAGGGEPRRLAELADEVSAAFGRRVRPDLPADVVKAFAQAGVRLRSTRRWELEEIDHPAVPPLIAYKKLYRIWTAHGWSWLADWVRDGRFRPEYLPGGTVSGRWTTNGGGALQIPKVIRRAVVANEGWRLVVADADQMEPRVLAAISRDPGLMEVAGHPDDLYTRLSDRAFSGDRDHAKIALLGAIYGQTSGDGLKNLAALRRRFPRAVAYVDEAAKAGEEGRLVRTWLGRTSPRAVGAGDDGEAGLPQEGPEQPVAEDGFTPGYASGNARARGRFTRNFVVQGSAADWALLMLAALRRSLSDAGMRAELVFFQHDEVIVHCPADEAAAVTEAIRAAGDEAGRIAFGATPVRFPFTTATVERYADAK
- a CDS encoding DUF6479 family protein, whose amino-acid sequence is MNTLSAEVLAAGVWQSGLAQVLGGLVLVAVLITAFWFGYRVRTREPRPPQPEEQPHRPDTGALPGEMSEYRRPAEMPQTDGEHRLMPYQLKDAGTETSPDPPSEEKRKWGGISSGGFGSGGPGHGD
- a CDS encoding pyridoxamine 5'-phosphate oxidase family protein, with the protein product MREKGSHRREDLDAVLAAGWLCHLGVTVDGVPMVVPTAYGVDGDRLYVHGSVASRSLVQAPGSTVCVTVTHVDGLVLARSVFEHGVNYRCAMVYGVPEAVTDPEEKLRGLRALTEQSSPGQWEYVRRPSRKELAATSLLALDLTEASVKTRTGPPDDGDSEDAELGLWAGVLPVVTTFGTPVPDPALPADLAAAVPGHIAGRAGRRADGAESA
- a CDS encoding RNA polymerase subunit sigma-70, coding for MHTTPRPDAATPVPTAPGTRTRLRAMAHGLLGSAPEADRAVRATERLLASYGPGPRARRGPGPVPDPGPPPEAVLARVCLGRLRAREARRTDPWDPWSDSPDAPGPTPAERLVLVLHDLFGVPYEDLALALERAPAAVRQIGARARARARGAEEMPAPDPVRLRAAVDAVLAAAREGDTAALRALLDPDAVLRADTGAVRGGVRPAHGAPAVARVLAARAAVARPVLVDGAPGLIAAPDAVYRFTAPAGPITSIDVLADPPHLSRLTISS
- a CDS encoding response regulator transcription factor; protein product: MPHWGTTMTAVLPLAAPDAPAGPAHPLATPGERETEVLRHLALSHRNRHIAEQLHISESTVKFHVANILGKLGVASRGEAAALFHAAA
- a CDS encoding SigE family RNA polymerase sigma factor, encoding MRTSRADEFLEFASARTGQLFRSACLLTSGDVHLAEDLTQETLGKMYALWGRTSRIGNPAAYAQTVLVRTFLSHQRRRSATERPLGELPDHTPDDGTDPLLRIALLDALAALPPKDRAVVVLRYWEDRSVEETADALHTSSAAVRTRSTRALGKLRQRLGGSIAEFATR
- a CDS encoding NADP-dependent oxidoreductase, with translation MEAILFEEFGGPEVLRHTTDAAVPVPGPGEVRLRVVAAGVNPMDWKVRRGFLEEFFPTTFPAVPGIEVAGTVDAVGEGVTGLAVGDEVFGWSTTGAYAQYALAGGNLLPKPAGLSWEAAVGLPVAGETAARVLEQLGVREGETLFLHGAAGIVGTIAVQLAVAAGVTVVGSASVSNHAYLRELGAIPVEYGDGLADRVRAAAPRGVDAVFDAAGHGVLPVAIALLGGEGVADKARIVTIASVDAAEHGIVYSLPEQDAERVRGWLSAQAEGVVAGTLRLRHAETFPLKEAARAQELSESGHAQGKLTLAP